A genomic window from Gossypium hirsutum isolate 1008001.06 chromosome D10, Gossypium_hirsutum_v2.1, whole genome shotgun sequence includes:
- the LOC107915012 gene encoding serine/threonine receptor-like kinase NFP: MRIKPHQQVFFSWFLLLFLFHGSQTQPSTTGYTCTPNQTTYPCQTYVFYRATAPNFLDLASIGDLFHVSRLMITQPSNISSPSSPLIPYQSLFVPITCSCNSVTATFGSLSAANLTYTIKGGDTFYLVSTRNFQNLTTYQSVEVFNPSSVPTRLKIGGEIVFPIFCKCPNETQAKTGVNYLVSYVFQPYDNLSLVASRFGVRTHDINSMNGNKIHPFDTIFIPVNKLPVLPQPKAPSAASPGNAEKKRAIVGLAIGLGICGVLLIFFFAVLLYRDVFSKKRDMERPEDNQKIQFNRPGMLMKGNEVNLMADVSDCLDKYRVFNIEELREATDCFNESCLIQGSVYKGSINGGTYAIKKMKWNACEELKILQKVNHGNLVKLEGFCIDPEDTTCYLVYEFIENGCLYSWLHQNNNGKLNWKTRLRIAVDVANGLQYIHEHTRPKVVHKDIKSGNILLDSNMRAKIANFGLAKSGCNAITMHIVGTQGYIAPEYVAEGVVSTKMDVFSFGVVLLELVSGREAIGEGGKLLWGSVNGVFDGSEERKVKKVKEFMDGGLEGGGCWMESVMNVMGIAIACVNKDPRRRPRMVDVVYALSMTHDLFFHVSEDGLSPPLFPR; the protein is encoded by the exons atgagaatCAAACCCCACCAGCAAGTGTTTTTCTCTTGGTTCCTTCTCTTGTTTCTCTTCCATGGTTCCCAAACCCAACCAAGCACCACAGGCTACACTTGCACACCTAACCAGACCACTTATCCATGCCAAACCTACGTTTTCTACAGAGCCACCGCTCCTAACTTCCTTGACCTGGCTTCCATTGGCGATCTTTTCCATGTTAGTCGTCTAATGATAACACAACCAAGCAATATTTCCTCCCCTTCGTCTCCTCTCATCCCTTACCAATCCCTCTTTGTTCCCATAACATGTTCTTGTAACTCCGTTACCGCTACTTTTGGTAGCCTTTCAGCTGCCAACCTCACTTACACAATCAAAGGAGGCGATACTTTCTATCTCGTGTCAACTAGGAACTTTCAAAACCTTACCACTTACCAATCTGTCGAAGTTTTCAATCCGAGTTCCGTCCCTACCCGACTCAAAATAGGGGGCGAAATAGTCTTTCCGATCTTCTGCAAGTGTCCTAATGAAACTCAGGCTAAAACTGGAGTGAATTACCTTGTTTCTTATGTGTTTCAGCCTTATGACAACTTATCATTAGTCGCCTCAAGATTCGGAGTTCGAACTCATGATATAAACAGCATGAATGGAAATAAAATACACCCTTTTGATACCATTTTCATTCCAGTTAATAAACTGCCTGTGTTACCTCAGCCTAAGGCACCTTCAGCAGCCTCTCCTGGAAATGCTGAGAAGAAAAGGGCCATAGTAGGATTGGCAATTGGGTTGGGAATTTGTGGGGTTCTTTTGATATTTTTCTTTGCTGTGTTGCTTTATAGGGATGTCTTTTCCAAGAAAAGAGACATGGAAAGGCCTGAGGATAATCAGAAGATACAGTTTAATAGGCCAGGGATGCTAATGAAGGGAAATGAAGTAAATTTGATGGCGGATGTGTCAGATTGCTTGGATAAGTACAGGGTGTTCAATATTGAAGAACTTAGAGAAGCCACTGATTGCTTTAATGAGAGTTGTTTGATTCAAGGATCTGTTTATAAAGGTTCCATTAATGGAGGTACCTATGCCATAAAGAAGATGAAGTGGAATGCATGTGAAGAGCTTAAGATCTTACAGAAG GTAAACCATGGAAATCTGGTGAAGTTGGAGGGGTTTTGCATAGACCCTGAAGATACAACTTGCTATCTGGTATACGAGTTCATCGAAAATGGCTGCCTTTACTCTTGGCTTCATCAAAACAACAATGGAAAACTAAATTGGAAAACAAGGTTAAGGATTGCAGTTGATGTGGCAAACGGTCTGCAATACATCCATGAGCATACAAGGCCAAAAGTTGTACACAAAGACATCAAAAGCGGCAACATTCTGTTGGATTCCAACATGAGGGCCAAAATTGCTAATTTCGGACTGGCCAAATCCGGCTGCAATGCAATAACCATGCACATCGTTGGCACCCAAGGTTACATTGCGCCCGAATATGTTGCGGAGGGGGTGGTGTCGACGAAGATGGATGTTTTCTCTTTTGGGGTTGTTTTGCTTGAGCTAGTGTCTGGCAGGGAAGCCATTGGTGAAGGAGGGAAGCTGCTTTGGGGAAGTGTTAATGGGGTTTTTGATGGGAGTGAGGAGAGAAAGGTGAAGAAAGTGAAGGAGTTTATGGATGGAGGTTTAGAAGGAGGGGGGTGTTGGATGGAGAGTGTGATGAATGTAATGGGGATTGCCATCGCATGTGTGAATAAAGACCCAAGGAGGAGGCCTAGGATGGTGGATGTTGTATATGCTTTGTCCATGACCCATGATTTGTTTTTCCATGTCTCGGAAGATGGGTTATCCCCTcctctttttccaaggtga
- the LOC107915013 gene encoding photosynthetic NDH subunit of subcomplex B 5, chloroplastic → MKMAVQAALSVVSVSSVPKIRCKKVETRVNVMKNQREVGLVKFKLVRNHGDGRINFTRLNAAGLSEIEPDLNEDPVDRWATNSVSSEDFKYGEYDGHHTYFEGEEKGTFWGAIADDIEAIEPPTGFQGFISWLFLPAVAAGMFFNVPGEYLFIGAGVFTAIFCIIEMDKPDKPHHFEPQIYNMERGARDKLINHYNTMSIWDFNEKYGDLWDFTIKKDDITKR, encoded by the exons atgaaaatggcaGTTCAGGCAGCACTCTCAGTTGTCTCAGTAAGTTCAGTGCCTAAAATCAGGTGTAAGAAGGTTGAAACCAGAGTTAATGTAATGAAGAACCAAAGAGAGGTTGGTCTTGTTAAGTTCAAGCTGGTTAGAAACCATGGGGATGGAAGAATCAACTTCACAAGATTGAATGCTGCAGGGTTGTCTGAGATTGAACCTGATCTCAATGAAGACCCTGTTGACAGATGGGCCACCAACAGCGTCAGCTCT GAAGATTTTAAGTATGGGGAATATGATGGGCACCATACTTACTTTGAAGGAGAGGAGAAAG GAACATTTTGGGGAGCCATTGCTGATGACATTGAAGCTATTGAACCTCCAACAGGATTCCAAGGCTTTATTTCATGGCTCTTCCTCCCTGCAGTTGCTGCCGGAATGTTTTTCAATGTTCCA GGGGAGTACTTGTTCATAGGAGCTGGAGTGTTTACggctatattttgtataattgagATGGATAAACCAGATAAGCCTCACCACTTTGAGCCACAGATATATAACATGGAAAGGGGAGCTCGTGATAAGttaataaatcactacaataccATGAGCATTTGGGATTTTAATGAGAAATATGGAGATCTCTGGGATTTCACTATCAAGAAAGATGATATAACAAAGAGATAA
- the LOC107915011 gene encoding CBL-interacting serine/threonine-protein kinase 7: protein MPSVASLPPSPQIPTLSRTKTAASILLGKYELGRLLGRGSFAKVHEATSLEDNYSVVAIKIIDKTKAVDAAMEPRIIREVSAMRRLQHHPNILKIHEVMASKTKIYLVMELASGGELFSKVLRRGRLTESAARRYFSQLVSALHFCHLNGVAHRDVKPQNLLLDQSGNLKVSDFGLSALPEQLNDVGLLHTACGTPAYTAPEVVRRKGYNGSKADAWSCGVILFVLLAGYLPFDDGNLMTMYKKIQRREFQFPSWISKQAKAIIWQLLDPNPDTRMSIAKLMETSWFKRTSKAFPSSNSQQESLLHDRKLKHDMVCNGVNAFDIIALSSGLDLSGLLEGGDNKRKERRYTTSMELDGVMERVREVGERLGYRVERGKRGVMGLGKGRVVVVVEVVEVAEVFVLVEVKVMDGGVEFEEGQWVDLEAGLGDVFVSWDNGALG, encoded by the coding sequence ATGCCGTCAGTGGCTTCACTTCCACCATCACCACAGATACCGACACTCAGCCGTACTAAAACAGCAGCAAGTATACTTTTAGGTAAGTATGAATTGGGTCGGTTGTTAGGCCGTGGAAGCTTTGCAAAAGTTCACGAGGCAACTTCTCTTGAGGACAATTACAGCGTTGTGGCGATCAAGATCATAGACAAAACGAAAGCAGTAGATGCCGCCATGGAACCGAGGATAATCCGGGAAGTTTCAGCTATGCGCCGCCTACAACATCACCCGAACATTCTTAAAATCCACGAGGTGATGGCCTCAAAGACCAAGATCTACCTCGTCATGGAACTAGCCTCCGGTGGTGAACTCTTCTCCAAAGTGTTACGCCGTGGCCGATTAACTGAATCCGCCGCACGTAGGTACTTCTCCCAACTCGTCTCCGCTCTCCACTTCTGCCACCTAAACGGTGTCGCCCACCGTGATGTGAAGCCTCAAAATCTGTTGTTAGATCAAAGTGGAAATCTGAAAGTTTCGGACTTTGGTCTCTCGGCTCTACCAGAACAGCTAAACGACGTCGGTCTTCTGCATACAGCTTGTGGAACGCCGGCTTATACAGCTCCTGAGGTTGTCCGGAGAAAAGGGTATAACGGTTCCAAGGCGGATGCTTGGTCTTGTGGTGTCATTTTATTTGTTCTGTTGGCAGGTTATTTACCCTTTGATGATGGTAACTTAATGACTATGTACAAAAAGATTCAACGAAGGGAGTTTCAATTTCCATCTTGGATATCAAAGCAAGCAAAAGCTATAATATGGCAGCTTTTAGACCCGAACCCCGACACAAGAATGAGCATAGCCAAGTTAATGGAAACTTCATGGTTTAAGAGAACTTCAAAGGCGTTTCCATCATCCAACAGCCAACAAGAAAGTTTGTTACATGACAGGAAGTTGAAACATGATATGGTTTGTAATGGAGTTAATGCTTTTGATATAATAGCTTTGTCTTCAGGGTTGGATTTGTCAGGGCTTTTAGAAGGAGGGGATAATAAGAGGAAGGAAAGGAGGTATACAACTTCAATGGAGTTGGATGGGGTAATGGAGAGGGTTAGGGAGGTAGGGGAGAGATTGGGGTACAGAGTGGAGAGAGGGAAAAGAGGGGTTATGGGGTTAGGGAAAGGGAGGGTGGTAGTGGTGGTGGAGGTGGTAGAGGTGGCAGAGGTGTTCGTATTGGTGGAGGTTAAGGTGATGGATGGTGGGGTAGAGTTTGAGGAAGGGCAGTGGGTGGATCTGGAAGCCGGCCTTGGAGACGTTTTTGTTTCTTGGGATAATGGTGCTTTAGGGTGA